The Chryseolinea soli genome contains a region encoding:
- a CDS encoding M23 family metallopeptidase — protein MKYSKKQVFAFIVLAIIAVGFWLPQHVVNPVAGADRKSYHPKSFWYYPWGKSGTHKGVDIFAKEGTAVSSATGGWVIYTGELKMGGNVVLILGPKWRVHYYAHLQRIDANIFSWAHQGEQIGTVGTTGNAKGKPAHLHYSIATLIPYPWRMDTAPQGWKKMFYLNPIEFLNP, from the coding sequence ATGAAATATTCAAAAAAGCAGGTATTCGCGTTTATCGTGCTGGCGATCATCGCGGTAGGTTTCTGGTTACCCCAACACGTTGTGAACCCCGTGGCCGGCGCCGATCGCAAGAGCTATCATCCCAAATCGTTTTGGTATTATCCCTGGGGAAAGTCGGGCACCCACAAAGGCGTCGATATTTTTGCAAAAGAGGGAACGGCGGTGAGTTCGGCAACGGGGGGATGGGTGATCTATACGGGGGAACTTAAGATGGGTGGAAACGTCGTTTTGATCCTGGGGCCGAAATGGCGTGTGCATTATTACGCGCATCTTCAACGCATTGATGCAAACATTTTTTCCTGGGCGCATCAGGGGGAGCAAATAGGAACGGTTGGAACGACGGGGAATGCGAAAGGCAAGCCGGCGCATCTCCATTATTCTATTGCCACATTGATTCCCTATCCCTGGAGAATGGATACAGCGCCACAGGGGTGGAAGAAAATGTTTTATTTGAACCCGATCGAATTTTTGAACCCCTAG
- a CDS encoding DNA polymerase III subunit alpha, with protein sequence MYLNCHTGFSFKYGTLPVEDLFEEAIRCGVHKLVMTEINNTASYIEMLRLCEERSPRQGPKTATGKRTHALEIVVGVEFRNGNDLLYIAIAKNNAGFEEINRFLSRYNREAKPFPERAPDFDEVFVVYPFQRMVSEQLRHHEYIGIRKHELNQFAMYAGYAGYESKFVVLHPVTFANKTDYNIHRLLRAVNDNTLLSKFPKHLLAHEDEIMMPEEVLAYMFRRYPEVVKNTEDLLAPCRLDFTLKEDKNKKHIYGTPEEDWRILETETWKGFATRYGHYTKQEALDELTERVNRELRIIRHKNFCSYYLITYRLIVFAKQQGYDFVGRGSGANSVVAYCLGITNVDPIDLNLYFERFLNEERTSPPDFDIDFAWDNRDDIYRYIFETYGTDHVCLLGTHTTYKYRSILRELGKVFGLPKEEIDSLVDEPQHFKSRDNITELIFKYASYIVKKGLPANISIHAGGVLITEKPIYTYTATELPPKGYPVSHFEMHNAEDLGIYKFDILSQRGLGHLKETVKHVKRNRGIDVDIHRFHVFKEDEKVKDLLRNSKAMGCFYVESPAMRMLLEKLRCSDYLTLVAASSIIRPGVASSGMMRAYIERFHLTQNDGRYESIHPKMDELMAETYGVMVYQEDVIKVAHHFAGLTLTEADVLRRGMSGKYRSREEFQRVRERFFENCREQGYAQHVTDRVWFEIESFSGYSFAKGHSASYAVESYQSLYLKAHYPLEFMVGVINNFGGFYRTEFYFHEARMNGAEVEAPCVNRSEYLTTIYDTSIFIGFVHLKSLESKIAKEIPEERLRGGEYKSLDNFLRRIALGLEQIRILIRLGSFRFTGKSKQRLLWEAMLYFGNIKQRNKTTVELFDTEPKDYPLPVLQRNSLEDAFDEIELLGFPLCNPFLLIASPERGDTLARDLKHKKNKQVHIVGYVVTTKDASTMKTQQSMFFGTFFDERGEVFDTVHFPDSARKFPFRGRGFYSIKGKVTEDFGVYAVEVAWMDKLPIVNKRAEEFMRESFVTDGNSYSRTQ encoded by the coding sequence ATGTACCTCAATTGTCACACCGGTTTCAGTTTCAAATATGGCACCCTACCGGTGGAAGACTTGTTTGAAGAGGCCATCCGGTGCGGCGTCCACAAGTTGGTGATGACGGAAATAAACAACACGGCGTCATATATCGAGATGCTGCGGTTGTGTGAAGAGCGCTCGCCACGGCAGGGACCGAAGACCGCTACGGGCAAGCGGACCCATGCGCTGGAGATTGTTGTGGGAGTGGAATTTAGAAACGGCAATGACCTGCTCTATATCGCCATCGCAAAAAACAATGCCGGTTTCGAGGAGATCAATCGCTTCCTGTCGCGCTACAACCGCGAGGCCAAACCCTTTCCCGAGCGGGCCCCAGACTTCGATGAGGTTTTTGTCGTCTATCCGTTTCAGAGGATGGTGTCCGAACAGCTTCGCCATCATGAATACATCGGCATCCGAAAACATGAGCTGAATCAATTTGCCATGTATGCCGGTTACGCCGGTTATGAATCCAAGTTTGTTGTCCTTCATCCCGTCACCTTCGCGAATAAAACAGATTACAATATTCACCGGCTGTTGCGGGCTGTCAACGACAATACGCTGTTGAGCAAGTTTCCCAAACACCTGCTGGCCCACGAAGACGAGATCATGATGCCGGAGGAAGTGCTGGCCTACATGTTCAGGCGATATCCCGAAGTAGTAAAAAATACAGAAGACTTGCTGGCGCCATGTCGCCTGGACTTTACCCTTAAGGAAGACAAAAACAAAAAACATATCTACGGCACGCCGGAAGAAGACTGGCGCATCCTGGAAACGGAAACCTGGAAGGGATTTGCCACTCGCTATGGCCACTACACCAAACAAGAAGCGTTGGATGAGCTGACCGAACGCGTGAACCGGGAGCTGCGGATCATCCGCCATAAAAACTTCTGCTCCTATTACCTTATCACCTACCGCCTCATTGTCTTTGCCAAACAACAAGGGTACGACTTTGTCGGCCGGGGCAGCGGAGCCAACAGCGTGGTCGCCTATTGTCTGGGCATTACGAACGTGGACCCCATCGACCTGAATCTCTATTTCGAGCGCTTCCTAAACGAAGAGCGCACCTCTCCTCCCGACTTTGACATCGACTTTGCGTGGGACAACCGCGATGACATCTATCGCTATATTTTTGAGACGTATGGCACCGACCACGTTTGCCTGCTGGGCACGCACACCACCTATAAGTATCGTTCCATTTTGCGCGAGCTGGGAAAAGTGTTTGGCTTGCCCAAAGAAGAAATCGATTCCCTGGTGGACGAGCCTCAACATTTCAAAAGTCGCGACAACATCACCGAGCTCATTTTTAAATATGCCAGCTACATCGTGAAGAAGGGCCTGCCGGCCAACATTTCCATCCATGCCGGCGGCGTGCTCATCACGGAAAAACCCATTTACACCTACACGGCCACGGAGCTTCCCCCCAAGGGATATCCGGTGTCACATTTTGAAATGCACAACGCCGAAGACCTGGGCATCTACAAATTCGACATCCTGAGCCAACGCGGACTGGGACATTTGAAGGAGACCGTGAAACACGTGAAGCGCAATCGCGGGATTGACGTGGACATTCATCGCTTCCATGTGTTCAAGGAAGACGAGAAAGTGAAAGATCTGCTCCGCAACAGCAAGGCCATGGGTTGTTTTTATGTGGAGTCACCGGCCATGCGCATGCTCCTGGAGAAACTGCGTTGTTCGGACTATCTCACGCTGGTGGCGGCCAGCTCCATTATCCGGCCGGGTGTTGCCAGTTCGGGGATGATGCGGGCCTACATCGAGCGGTTTCACCTGACCCAAAACGACGGCCGCTACGAATCCATTCACCCTAAAATGGACGAGTTGATGGCCGAGACGTATGGCGTGATGGTATACCAGGAGGATGTGATCAAAGTGGCCCATCATTTTGCCGGGCTCACGTTGACCGAAGCCGACGTGCTGCGGCGCGGGATGTCGGGCAAATACCGTTCGCGGGAAGAGTTTCAACGCGTGCGCGAACGCTTTTTTGAGAACTGTCGCGAGCAAGGCTATGCACAGCATGTGACCGATCGCGTGTGGTTTGAGATCGAAAGTTTTTCGGGTTATTCGTTTGCCAAGGGGCACTCCGCCAGCTACGCCGTGGAGAGCTATCAAAGTCTTTACTTGAAGGCACACTATCCGTTGGAATTTATGGTGGGCGTGATCAATAATTTTGGCGGATTCTATCGCACGGAATTCTATTTTCACGAAGCGCGCATGAACGGCGCCGAGGTCGAAGCTCCTTGTGTGAACCGGAGCGAATATCTGACGACAATTTATGATACGTCCATCTTCATCGGTTTTGTTCATTTGAAGAGCCTCGAGTCGAAGATCGCGAAAGAAATTCCGGAAGAGCGTTTACGGGGCGGTGAATACAAAAGCCTGGACAATTTTCTGCGCCGGATTGCCCTTGGGCTGGAGCAAATCCGCATCCTCATCCGGTTGGGGTCGTTTCGCTTTACGGGAAAAAGCAAACAGCGTTTGTTGTGGGAAGCCATGTTGTATTTTGGCAATATCAAACAGCGCAACAAGACCACCGTAGAACTGTTCGACACAGAACCCAAAGACTACCCGCTGCCCGTGTTGCAACGCAATTCGCTGGAAGATGCTTTTGATGAGATCGAATTGTTGGGGTTCCCGTTGTGTAACCCGTTCCTGCTCATCGCTTCGCCAGAGCGCGGTGATACTTTGGCGCGCGATCTGAAACATAAGAAAAATAAACAGGTGCACATTGTCGGCTACGTGGTGACCACCAAAGATGCCAGCACGATGAAAACACAGCAGTCGATGTTTTTCGGGACGTTCTTTGACGAACGTGGCGAAGTTTTTGATACCGTACATTTTCCGGATAGTGCGCGCAAGTTTCCGTTCCGGGGCCGCGGGTTTTATTCGATCAAAGGAAAAGTGACCGAGGACTTTGGCGTGTATGCAGTGGAAGTGGCGTGGATGGATAAGTTGCCCATCGTGAACAAACGGGCGGAAGAGTTTATGCGCGAAAGTTTTGTGACCGATGGGAATTCTTATTCGCGGACTCAATAA
- the recQ gene encoding DNA helicase RecQ yields the protein MSPLEILRTRFGYSSFRLEQEAIIQSVLQRKDTFVLMPTGGGKSLCYQVPALLLDGLTVVISPLIALMKDQVDALRLNGVQAAYLNSTQSGAEQDAIITKVLSKEMKLLYLAPESSFFRRLGSFNVSLVAVDEAHCISHWGHDFRPEYLLLNQLKQTLPDVPVIALTATADKVTQRDIIEKLALRSPAVFVSSFNRANIRYTVEPKKRSFEKLLGFLETRKEESGIIYCLSRVATESLAADLAKEAFNVLPYHAGMEKEQRARHQEMFLRDDVKIMVATIAFGMGIDKSNVRYVVHMDLPKNIESYYQETGRAGRDGLESEALLYYTYADVSKMKKFVEIEGNAEQTRIYLKKLDQMATYGDLVTCRRQYLLNYFDEPAPSYCGNCDICLTQVEREEGTVQAQKVLSAVTRLQERFGTNYVIDVLRGSNSAKIMDDHRALKTFGVGADTSKEEWTSIIRDLLAQGYLAKSDGTYPVLKLTAKSAAVLRGAERVMLVRSKEKLPTPMMQVSEQSADYEAGLFMILKKVRTALAQEENVPPYVVLSDASLRELATYLPLDRASMRNISGFGELKVERYGPAFEDAIVRYCEENGMATRMHLKSPKRTSGRRDRPERPQRENETKQQTLDLFKAGHLPGDIAALRSLSVGTVENHLAYYVQYGKLSVEELVRPAKIATIQLAIEQVGGKMLAPIKEKLGAGFTYGEIKAVMAYLEFKATS from the coding sequence ATGTCGCCTTTAGAAATTCTTCGGACCCGTTTCGGGTATTCTTCCTTTCGTTTGGAACAGGAAGCCATCATCCAGTCTGTTCTTCAGCGAAAAGATACGTTTGTGTTGATGCCCACCGGCGGTGGCAAGTCGCTGTGTTACCAGGTGCCTGCGCTGTTGCTCGATGGACTCACCGTGGTGATCTCTCCGCTCATCGCCCTGATGAAAGATCAGGTCGATGCCTTGCGGCTGAACGGCGTACAGGCCGCGTACCTCAATTCCACGCAAAGTGGCGCGGAGCAGGATGCGATCATCACCAAGGTGTTGTCAAAAGAAATGAAGCTGTTGTACCTCGCGCCCGAAAGCTCGTTTTTCCGGCGTCTCGGTTCGTTCAATGTGAGCCTGGTGGCCGTTGACGAGGCACACTGCATTTCGCATTGGGGTCATGATTTTCGCCCGGAATATTTGTTGCTGAACCAACTAAAACAAACGCTACCCGATGTGCCCGTGATCGCCCTGACGGCCACCGCCGACAAGGTGACGCAAAGAGACATCATCGAAAAATTAGCATTGCGCTCGCCCGCCGTGTTTGTGTCGAGCTTCAACCGGGCTAACATCCGCTACACGGTGGAGCCAAAAAAACGGAGCTTCGAAAAATTGTTAGGCTTTTTGGAGACCCGGAAGGAAGAATCGGGCATCATCTATTGCTTGTCGCGCGTGGCAACGGAGAGCCTGGCGGCCGACCTGGCGAAGGAAGCGTTTAATGTCCTCCCCTATCACGCCGGGATGGAAAAAGAACAGCGGGCACGACACCAGGAAATGTTTTTGCGTGACGACGTGAAAATTATGGTAGCCACCATCGCCTTTGGCATGGGCATCGACAAATCGAACGTGCGTTACGTGGTGCACATGGACCTCCCGAAAAATATCGAGAGCTATTACCAGGAAACGGGTCGCGCCGGACGCGACGGTCTGGAGAGCGAGGCCTTGCTCTATTATACCTACGCCGATGTGAGCAAGATGAAAAAGTTTGTCGAGATCGAGGGCAACGCCGAGCAGACGCGCATCTACCTGAAAAAGCTCGACCAGATGGCCACCTATGGCGACCTGGTGACGTGCCGGCGCCAATACCTGCTAAACTATTTCGACGAACCCGCCCCCAGCTATTGCGGCAACTGCGACATCTGTCTCACGCAAGTCGAACGCGAAGAAGGCACGGTGCAGGCCCAGAAAGTGCTGTCGGCCGTGACGCGTTTGCAGGAACGATTCGGCACCAACTATGTGATCGACGTTTTGCGCGGATCGAATTCCGCAAAGATCATGGACGACCACCGGGCGCTGAAAACATTTGGCGTGGGCGCCGACACCAGCAAAGAAGAATGGACCAGCATTATTCGCGACCTGCTGGCACAGGGCTACCTGGCCAAATCGGACGGCACGTACCCGGTATTGAAACTGACTGCTAAAAGCGCGGCCGTATTGCGGGGTGCCGAACGCGTGATGTTGGTGCGATCGAAAGAGAAACTGCCCACGCCGATGATGCAAGTTTCAGAACAATCAGCCGACTATGAAGCAGGGCTTTTTATGATCCTGAAGAAAGTGCGGACAGCGCTGGCGCAGGAAGAGAATGTGCCGCCCTATGTGGTGCTGTCGGATGCCTCGTTGCGCGAACTGGCTACGTATCTGCCTTTGGATCGAGCATCGATGCGGAATATTTCGGGTTTTGGCGAGTTGAAAGTGGAGCGCTATGGCCCCGCATTTGAAGATGCCATTGTGCGGTACTGTGAAGAGAACGGCATGGCTACGCGCATGCATCTGAAATCTCCAAAGCGCACGAGCGGTCGTAGGGACCGGCCGGAGCGCCCGCAACGGGAAAATGAAACCAAACAACAAACCCTGGATCTGTTCAAAGCCGGTCATTTGCCCGGCGACATCGCGGCCTTGCGCAGCCTGAGTGTGGGCACAGTAGAAAATCACCTGGCCTACTATGTTCAATATGGAAAGCTTTCGGTTGAGGAGCTTGTGCGCCCGGCAAAGATTGCGACCATTCAGCTCGCCATCGAGCAAGTGGGTGGAAAAATGCTGGCGCCGATCAAAGAAAAGCTGGGCGCGGGTTTCACCTACGGAGAGATCAAAGCGGTGATGGCCTATTTGGAATTCAAAGCTACTTCGTAG
- a CDS encoding 2'-5' RNA ligase family protein, with amino-acid sequence MKTSIATTKSPVQELFFIISPPPHILSDVFVLKDDVHYLIGHEFSDRYSTAHISLFKYQDEYVDDIIRHVEVKVSNIKPFNIFIKDLNVFHHGSERTIILDIVNKYPVRDIFEKLIREDAHYTPHITVARKLSGEDFLKAWPYLKDLPYSQHFLCDRITVLARAENRWVHYRDILLGE; translated from the coding sequence ATGAAAACATCCATCGCAACCACAAAATCACCTGTTCAGGAGTTGTTCTTTATTATTTCGCCGCCGCCGCACATTCTTAGTGACGTGTTCGTGCTGAAAGACGATGTGCACTATCTCATCGGTCATGAATTCTCGGACCGCTACTCGACCGCGCACATATCGTTGTTCAAATATCAGGACGAGTATGTGGACGATATCATCCGGCACGTGGAAGTGAAGGTGTCCAACATCAAGCCGTTCAACATATTTATCAAAGACCTGAATGTGTTTCACCATGGTTCGGAGCGCACCATCATTTTGGATATCGTCAATAAGTATCCTGTGCGGGATATTTTTGAGAAATTGATCCGAGAGGATGCGCACTACACGCCGCACATCACGGTGGCGAGAAAACTTTCGGGAGAAGATTTTCTGAAAGCGTGGCCGTATTTGAAGGATCTTCCCTATAGCCAGCATTTCCTTTGCGACCGCATTACCGTGCTGGCCCGCGCCGAGAACCGGTGGGTCCACTACCGCGATATTTTGTTAGGCGAATAA
- the dinB gene encoding DNA polymerase IV gives MERNIIHLDLDAFFVAVERRNNKALVGRPLIIGGSSRRGVVAACSYETRQFGVHSAMPMYLALQLCPDAKVISGDMESYSQCSHEVTEIIAEAAPMFEKSSIDEFYIDASGMDRYFGAFQWAVELQRKINKESGLPISLAMSRNKLVSKVATGEFKPEAKHNVPAGTEEAFLSPLAVEKIPMIGKQTASFLYDMGVRTVATLREMPLKFLMSAFGKNGLSLWNKAHGVDESPVVPYAEQKSISTECTFEEDTIDVKRLQSILIAMVEKVAFQLREQKKLASCVTVKIRYSNFDTETKQIHIPYTSSDHVLLNTVTELFKRLYNRRMLIRLVGVRLSSLVHGSHQISLFDDTAESINLYEAIDFIKHKHGVEKLIRATTLGVNRRVRMEMNMFKGNLK, from the coding sequence ATGGAGCGGAACATAATTCACCTGGATCTGGATGCGTTTTTTGTGGCGGTAGAGCGTAGAAACAACAAAGCGCTGGTGGGCCGGCCTCTTATTATAGGAGGTAGCAGCCGCCGCGGCGTGGTGGCCGCCTGTAGCTATGAAACGCGGCAGTTCGGTGTGCATTCGGCTATGCCCATGTATCTGGCCCTGCAACTCTGCCCCGATGCCAAGGTGATCTCGGGCGACATGGAGTCGTACAGCCAATGTTCGCACGAGGTGACGGAAATTATCGCCGAGGCCGCCCCAATGTTTGAAAAGTCGTCGATCGACGAGTTCTATATAGACGCCAGTGGCATGGACCGTTATTTCGGGGCATTCCAGTGGGCCGTGGAGCTGCAGAGAAAAATCAACAAGGAATCCGGGCTGCCCATTTCGCTGGCCATGTCGCGGAACAAGTTGGTGTCGAAAGTGGCCACGGGCGAGTTTAAGCCGGAAGCCAAACACAACGTGCCCGCCGGCACGGAGGAAGCCTTTTTGTCGCCGCTGGCGGTGGAGAAGATCCCCATGATCGGCAAGCAGACCGCTTCTTTTTTATATGACATGGGCGTGCGCACCGTGGCCACGTTGCGTGAAATGCCGCTGAAGTTTCTGATGAGCGCATTTGGCAAGAATGGTCTCAGTCTCTGGAACAAGGCCCACGGTGTGGACGAGTCGCCCGTGGTGCCCTATGCAGAGCAAAAGTCGATTTCCACGGAGTGCACCTTCGAAGAAGATACCATCGATGTGAAACGGCTGCAATCTATTTTGATTGCCATGGTGGAGAAGGTGGCCTTCCAACTGCGCGAACAAAAGAAGCTGGCGTCGTGTGTGACGGTGAAAATCCGCTACTCCAATTTCGACACGGAAACAAAACAAATTCACATTCCCTATACGTCGTCGGACCACGTCCTGCTGAACACCGTGACCGAGTTGTTCAAGCGGCTCTACAACCGGCGGATGTTGATCCGGTTGGTGGGCGTGCGGCTGAGCAGCCTCGTGCACGGCAGCCACCAGATCAGCCTTTTCGACGACACGGCCGAAAGTATCAACCTGTATGAGGCCATTGACTTTATCAAGCACAAGCACGGTGTGGAGAAACTCATCCGCGCCACCACGTTGGGCGTGAACCGTCGCGTGCGCATGGAGATGAATATGTTCAAAGGGAATTTGAAGTGA
- a CDS encoding XRE family transcriptional regulator, with product MINKNLKFLRTQTGMTQKQLAEKLGLKQAAIGAYEEERSTPPLASLLDITKIFNVNLDALVRQDLSRLSEKERKAATPTKGKDILAITVDSNNKENVDLVSQKASAGYLAGYQDVEFVKDLPKISVPMLPRNRTYRAFEIQGDSMLPVQPGSVIFGEYMEDVAAIKNGKLYILVTKQDGIVFKRVFNFTAEEGKLLLVSDNRQYEPYSVDAAEVLEIWQAKAFFTNQFPDPQTTNTVSTEHLAHTVLQLQAELQKLKKK from the coding sequence ATGATCAATAAGAACCTGAAATTTCTGCGCACCCAAACCGGGATGACGCAAAAACAACTGGCCGAAAAATTGGGCCTCAAACAGGCCGCTATCGGCGCCTACGAAGAAGAACGATCCACCCCGCCTTTGGCTTCCTTGCTCGACATCACGAAGATCTTCAACGTGAACCTCGATGCCCTCGTGCGTCAGGACCTGAGCCGCCTTTCGGAAAAAGAACGCAAGGCCGCCACACCCACCAAAGGAAAAGACATCCTGGCCATCACAGTGGACAGTAATAATAAAGAGAACGTTGACCTGGTGTCGCAAAAAGCATCGGCTGGTTATTTGGCCGGCTACCAGGATGTGGAGTTTGTAAAAGATCTCCCCAAGATCAGCGTGCCCATGCTTCCCCGAAACAGAACCTATCGCGCCTTCGAGATCCAGGGCGACTCCATGCTTCCGGTACAACCGGGCAGTGTAATTTTTGGAGAGTATATGGAAGATGTTGCGGCCATAAAGAATGGTAAGCTCTACATCCTGGTCACCAAACAAGATGGCATCGTCTTCAAACGTGTTTTCAATTTCACGGCCGAGGAAGGCAAATTGCTGCTGGTGTCCGACAACCGCCAATACGAACCGTACTCCGTCGACGCTGCCGAAGTGCTTGAGATCTGGCAAGCCAAGGCCTTCTTTACCAACCAGTTTCCCGACCCGCAAACCACCAACACCGTCTCCACCGAACATTTGGCCCACACCGTGCTGCAGTTGCAGGCCGAATTGCAAAAATTGAAAAAGAAGTAA